Proteins found in one Ignavibacteriota bacterium genomic segment:
- the rpsO gene encoding 30S ribosomal protein S15 has product MPISKEQKQTLVTKFGKSEKDSGTPEVQIAILTSRINELSGHLKSNMKDNHSRNGLLRMVGKRRKLLDYLHRKDVGRYKKIIQELEIRK; this is encoded by the coding sequence ATGCCAATTTCAAAAGAGCAAAAACAAACACTCGTGACGAAGTTTGGTAAGTCTGAAAAAGATTCCGGTACGCCGGAAGTTCAGATTGCAATTCTGACATCACGCATTAACGAACTATCCGGTCATCTGAAATCGAATATGAAGGATAATCATTCACGTAACGGATTGTTACGCATGGTCGGTAAACGACGTAAACTGCTTGATTATCTCCATCGGAAAGATGTCGGCAGGTACAAAAAAATAATTCAAGAACTTGAAATACGTAAGTAG